The proteins below are encoded in one region of Nitrospira lenta:
- a CDS encoding ABC transporter permease, whose amino-acid sequence MTTLRQQLTSPLQLAAIATAGLILLPLGYVTVLALSADPAVWSRLWATRIPELLFNTIALAGAVAALTLLLGVSTAWLVVRFDFPGRRLWEAALILPLAMPTYVLAYVYTYLLGFGGPVEHLWQLWAGPQARIVSPQSFWGTTLVMALDTFPFVYLLTRSALLSLNVSFEEVARVCGVSRAMTLWRVTLPLIRPSIAAGVALVILYVVSDFGAVSLLRYQTLTYAVFQQMTGRSDNTAASILSVLLVILALLFLVTERWFRQRSRFYQTTGRYRPPQRIRCSWLGAASITAFMSLIVAMSFGIPAYLLITWSLSPEAQAIIDSRFFGFIWNSALLAAAAATVGVIIGLPLAYLASRRPTALNIGCLQAAYAGYVLPGPVAALAVLVLCLKIAPVMYGTILLLVIAYVIHFLPAGLQALEPALQQITPNLEEVARTLGLGVRETWRRVTLPLVRNGFIVAWVLMFLQTMKELPATLLLRPVGFDTLAIRVWLEASEEYFQLAAPAALLIVLLSLPALFLLVSKDWRAA is encoded by the coding sequence GTGACCACGCTTCGCCAGCAGCTCACCTCTCCGCTGCAACTTGCCGCCATTGCCACGGCGGGGCTGATTCTGTTGCCGCTCGGCTATGTCACCGTCCTCGCACTCTCGGCCGACCCCGCCGTCTGGTCTCGCCTGTGGGCGACGAGAATTCCTGAGCTGCTGTTCAATACGATTGCCCTTGCAGGGGCTGTCGCCGCCCTCACATTACTTCTGGGAGTCTCTACGGCATGGTTGGTGGTCCGTTTCGATTTTCCGGGACGCCGCCTCTGGGAAGCCGCGTTGATCCTTCCCCTCGCTATGCCCACCTACGTCCTAGCCTACGTCTACACCTATCTCCTCGGATTCGGCGGACCGGTGGAGCATCTGTGGCAACTCTGGGCCGGGCCGCAAGCCCGCATCGTGTCACCGCAGAGTTTTTGGGGCACGACGCTCGTCATGGCCCTGGATACCTTTCCCTTCGTCTATCTGCTCACCCGCAGCGCCCTCTTAAGTCTGAATGTGTCGTTCGAGGAAGTGGCGCGAGTCTGCGGAGTATCCCGAGCCATGACACTCTGGCGCGTGACGCTCCCCCTCATACGCCCGTCGATCGCTGCGGGAGTCGCACTGGTCATTCTTTATGTGGTCTCCGATTTTGGCGCGGTCTCGCTGCTGCGCTATCAGACACTAACCTACGCCGTCTTCCAACAAATGACTGGGCGCTCCGACAATACCGCCGCGAGTATCCTGAGTGTATTGTTGGTGATCCTGGCCCTGCTGTTTCTTGTCACGGAGCGTTGGTTCCGCCAACGCAGCCGCTTCTACCAGACCACCGGCCGCTACCGGCCTCCGCAACGCATCCGCTGTTCCTGGCTGGGAGCGGCTTCGATCACCGCGTTCATGAGTCTGATCGTCGCGATGTCCTTCGGTATTCCCGCCTACTTGCTGATCACCTGGAGCCTCTCGCCGGAAGCGCAAGCCATCATCGATAGCCGATTCTTCGGCTTTATCTGGAACAGCGCTCTGCTGGCCGCAGCGGCCGCAACGGTCGGCGTGATCATCGGCCTGCCCCTGGCCTATCTGGCAAGCCGGCGTCCGACAGCGCTGAATATCGGCTGTCTCCAAGCCGCCTATGCCGGCTATGTACTCCCTGGACCGGTCGCCGCATTGGCGGTGCTCGTCCTCTGTCTGAAGATTGCCCCGGTGATGTACGGGACAATCCTGCTGTTGGTCATCGCCTATGTCATCCACTTTCTTCCCGCCGGGCTTCAAGCCCTGGAACCGGCCCTGCAGCAGATCACGCCAAACCTCGAAGAAGTCGCCCGCACCTTGGGGCTGGGCGTCCGCGAGACCTGGCGCCGCGTGACCTTGCCGCTGGTGCGCAACGGCTTTATCGTCGCCTGGGTGCTCATGTTTCTTCAGACGATGAAAGAGCTGCCGGCCACGTTGCTCTTGCGCCCGGTTGGCTTCGACACATTAGCCATCCGCGTCTGGCTGGAAGCGAGCGAGGAGTATTTTCAATTGGCGGCGCCTGCGGCGCTGCTCATTGTCTTATTGAGTCTGCCGGCCCTATTCCTATTAGTCTCAAAAGACTGGAGAGCCGCGTAA
- a CDS encoding response regulator, protein MPTILLISDDDTFRNTLRQSMGKDGAAVLGVPNTRAILSQPGTRQVSGYDLIVAEVLATDHDGLSRLVLFRNLHPNTPFIAVTREDQSTGLAYGGAAARALHAWLVPVATDSMAGLTDTTARALNGELPPTQKTHTR, encoded by the coding sequence ATGCCCACCATTCTGCTCATTAGTGACGATGACACCTTCCGAAACACACTCCGCCAGTCTATGGGGAAAGACGGAGCGGCCGTGCTCGGCGTACCCAACACGCGAGCGATCTTGAGCCAGCCGGGGACAAGACAAGTGTCCGGCTATGATTTAATTGTCGCGGAGGTGCTTGCAACCGATCATGACGGGCTCTCGCGGCTGGTGCTGTTTCGCAATCTGCATCCCAATACACCCTTCATCGCCGTGACGCGCGAAGACCAGAGCACGGGACTGGCCTATGGCGGCGCTGCCGCTCGCGCGCTGCATGCCTGGCTCGTTCCCGTCGCAACCGACTCCATGGCCGGACTGACCGACACTACCGCCCGCGCCCTAAATGGCGAATTGCCGCCCACGCAGAAAACGCATACCCGCTGA
- a CDS encoding ABC transporter ATP-binding protein, protein MHTEPHQALNQPDLYQPASNVLELRTVACAYETGRPAIRNISFAAREGEILCLLGPSGCGKTTILRAIAGFEPVRSGELFLSGRLVSNANLTVPTEERRVGMVFQEYALFPHLRVADNIAFGLQHLSRGDRKCQIQEMLTLTGLEGFDRRYPHELSGGQQQRVALARALVQNPVVLLLDEPFSNLDPDMAGRMRQDLHALLRRTKTTTILVTHDHEEAFAMADRIAVLNQGVLEQMDTPELIYHMPASPFVADFVGQADFIQGDIRDGMIHTELGEFPNTLPVVDGAAVTVMIRPDDIHLLPAKGASARIIGRQFRGSENLYTVRLPSGQIVHSSEGSTSVYQEGTAVELQVLATHTVVFPAPFPAA, encoded by the coding sequence ATGCACACTGAACCACATCAGGCCCTCAACCAGCCGGACCTCTATCAGCCCGCTTCCAATGTGCTGGAGCTGCGCACCGTCGCCTGCGCCTATGAAACCGGACGGCCGGCCATTCGCAATATCTCCTTTGCTGCGCGCGAGGGAGAAATTCTCTGTCTGCTGGGTCCCTCCGGTTGTGGAAAGACCACGATCCTCCGGGCGATTGCCGGCTTCGAACCGGTCCGATCCGGCGAACTGTTTCTCTCCGGCCGCCTGGTGTCGAATGCGAATCTCACCGTCCCGACCGAAGAGCGGCGCGTCGGCATGGTCTTCCAGGAATATGCGCTGTTTCCTCATCTGCGCGTGGCGGACAACATCGCCTTCGGCCTCCAACACCTCTCGCGAGGCGACCGGAAGTGCCAGATTCAAGAAATGCTCACGCTCACCGGTCTTGAAGGGTTTGATCGCCGCTATCCGCATGAGCTCTCCGGCGGACAACAGCAGCGCGTCGCGCTCGCCCGCGCACTCGTGCAAAATCCCGTCGTCCTCTTACTGGATGAACCCTTCAGCAATCTGGATCCGGACATGGCCGGACGAATGCGCCAGGACCTCCATGCGCTGTTGCGGCGTACCAAAACGACGACCATCCTCGTGACGCACGATCACGAAGAGGCCTTTGCCATGGCCGACCGGATTGCCGTCTTGAACCAGGGCGTGCTGGAACAGATGGATACGCCGGAATTGATCTACCACATGCCGGCCAGTCCCTTCGTCGCGGATTTTGTGGGACAAGCCGACTTCATTCAGGGCGACATCCGTGACGGAATGATTCATACCGAGTTGGGCGAATTTCCCAACACACTCCCCGTCGTGGACGGCGCGGCCGTGACCGTGATGATCCGGCCCGACGATATCCACCTGCTGCCGGCCAAGGGCGCGAGCGCTCGAATCATCGGTCGTCAGTTCCGGGGATCTGAAAATCTCTATACGGTCCGCCTTCCCTCCGGGCAGATCGTCCACAGCAGTGAGGGCTCGACGAGCGTGTATCAGGAAGGGACCGCCGTTGAACTCCAAGTCTTGGCTACCCACACGGTGGTATTCCCCGCCCCCTTTCCGGCAGCCTAA
- a CDS encoding LuxR C-terminal-related transcriptional regulator, which produces MSIRPSHSATHTIVIAERELPTRLGLHAILTDQPGLSLPPPVATAIELLEAVDQYHPDAVLIGTWFSDGNGIDLCRTLLRRYPTMRILLVANTANAQLLMHAVQAGALGLILKTTPSAQVPGIVAQALAGEPTFDHDLVGTALKWMGGQAESPQGLHPQLSPRHQQILPLLSDGLTNKEIGLQLHLSEKTVKNYLADLFDRLHMTRRSQVAAWFIGQTVQQPLPRNPLMRAEKIWERPRLYAFSQEEFLHAHHSAH; this is translated from the coding sequence ATGTCCATACGGCCGTCACACAGCGCAACTCACACCATCGTCATTGCGGAACGGGAATTGCCGACTCGCCTGGGGCTTCACGCGATTCTGACCGACCAGCCGGGCTTATCTCTGCCGCCGCCCGTTGCCACCGCGATCGAGTTACTCGAGGCGGTGGATCAATACCATCCCGATGCCGTCCTGATAGGCACATGGTTTTCAGACGGCAACGGGATCGATCTCTGCCGGACCCTTCTTCGCCGATACCCCACGATGCGCATACTTCTCGTCGCCAATACCGCCAACGCGCAACTCCTGATGCACGCGGTACAGGCCGGTGCGCTAGGACTCATTCTGAAAACGACCCCCTCTGCTCAGGTACCCGGGATTGTCGCTCAGGCGCTGGCGGGAGAACCCACCTTTGACCATGACCTGGTGGGCACCGCCTTGAAGTGGATGGGCGGGCAAGCAGAGTCTCCGCAGGGACTGCATCCGCAGCTCTCGCCGAGACATCAACAGATTCTCCCGCTCCTGAGTGATGGCCTCACCAACAAAGAAATCGGCCTGCAACTCCATTTGAGCGAGAAGACCGTCAAAAACTATCTCGCCGATCTCTTCGACCGGCTACACATGACGCGCCGCTCTCAAGTCGCCGCCTGGTTCATCGGCCAAACCGTCCAACAGCCCCTTCCTCGCAATCCGCTCATGAGGGCCGAGAAGATCTGGGAACGGCCGCGGCTCTACGCATTCAGTCAAGAGGAGTTCTTACATGCCCACCATTCTGCTCATTAG
- a CDS encoding biopolymer transporter ExbD has product MDRQQVDQINVIPLVDVMLVLLVIVLTTATFISTGQIPVNLAKAKSVSDRKDVPLVITLTSEGHLFLNDKPIPDDGLPAALGEESRDAAVVVRADKVTVLERFVALVDEVRGLGFQQVSLEVIRL; this is encoded by the coding sequence ATGGATCGTCAGCAAGTTGATCAGATCAATGTCATCCCGCTCGTGGACGTCATGCTCGTGCTGCTGGTCATCGTACTGACGACCGCCACCTTCATCAGCACCGGACAAATCCCCGTCAATCTCGCCAAAGCGAAGTCGGTCAGCGACCGCAAAGACGTGCCCCTCGTCATTACCCTCACATCAGAAGGGCATCTATTCCTGAATGACAAGCCGATACCGGATGACGGCCTGCCCGCTGCGCTCGGGGAAGAATCGCGCGACGCGGCGGTGGTCGTTCGGGCGGATAAAGTGACCGTGCTCGAGCGCTTCGTCGCCCTCGTCGATGAAGTTAGAGGATTGGGGTTTCAACAGGTCAGCCTTGAGGTGATCCGGTTGTGA
- a CDS encoding Fur family transcriptional regulator has product MEALKAHLGKHQLKYTRQRELILEAFLQQEHITAEEMYHQLAKKDPHLGLATIYRTLNLFCEAGLAQARHFGTQTQYDNISHKGHHDHLICTDCGKIVEFENCEIEKLQQEVATRNGFTISTHRLELYGLCGRCRH; this is encoded by the coding sequence ATGGAAGCGCTGAAAGCGCACCTCGGCAAACACCAGCTCAAGTACACGCGCCAGCGCGAACTCATCCTGGAGGCCTTCCTGCAGCAGGAACACATCACCGCGGAAGAAATGTATCATCAGCTGGCGAAGAAAGATCCGCATCTGGGGCTCGCGACCATCTATCGCACACTCAACCTGTTTTGCGAAGCCGGCCTGGCGCAAGCGCGGCATTTTGGCACGCAAACGCAATACGACAATATCTCCCACAAGGGTCACCACGACCATCTGATCTGCACCGACTGCGGCAAGATCGTGGAGTTCGAAAACTGCGAAATCGAAAAGCTTCAGCAAGAAGTCGCCACCCGGAACGGCTTCACCATCTCCACTCACCGCCTCGAGCTCTACGGCCTCTGCGGACGCTGCCGTCATTGA
- a CDS encoding energy transducer TonB, translating into MAALTPPSQSNTAKPDDGWLSTLMGKWIADLEKHYPATLRLEGIQGKVVLVAMLHENGTLTDVRIAKSSGNTVLDHAAIADVEQGPPIKLSRPLGRPQRPIKFSISYDLKITR; encoded by the coding sequence GTGGCCGCGCTCACTCCGCCGAGTCAGTCCAACACAGCCAAGCCTGATGATGGCTGGCTCTCAACGCTGATGGGGAAATGGATTGCCGATCTGGAAAAACACTATCCCGCAACCCTACGGCTGGAAGGCATACAGGGGAAAGTCGTGCTTGTAGCAATGCTCCATGAGAATGGAACACTGACGGATGTGAGAATCGCAAAAAGCTCAGGAAATACTGTGCTCGATCACGCGGCGATTGCCGATGTGGAGCAAGGCCCACCGATCAAGCTCTCCCGCCCGCTCGGTCGTCCACAACGCCCCATCAAGTTTTCGATCAGTTACGACCTAAAAATTACTCGGTGA
- a CDS encoding extracellular solute-binding protein, which produces MATFRERLRASLPMLHRRYIHALLLLLTLSSFPFLPADSFAADKLVVYSGRAERLIKPVFDAFTAKTGIQVDLLSSGTTELVNRLKAEGDRTPADLLLTNDAGSLELAREAGLLRPLNMREIERAIPSQFRAADNSWVGLSGRFWIIVYNTTMVKPDQLNSLLDLANPQWKDKLAIPNSGSEYLQAGVSVIRATHGDERTKKFLEGLRDNAGSQVYQKSSQIVDAVAKGQVAVGIVNHYYVYRHLATQPAAPLAVIMPDQKEGGMGAIMNVTGIGITKSSTHVDTAKLLIEFLVAQAGQKMFADLDKEYPLHPEVKADPALVDRKSFRAAQVPLTRLAELREPTLMLIEQVGLR; this is translated from the coding sequence ATGGCTACTTTTCGGGAACGACTTCGCGCCTCCCTCCCCATGCTTCACCGTCGGTACATACACGCGCTGCTGCTCCTCCTTACCCTCAGCTCATTCCCCTTTCTGCCGGCGGATTCATTTGCGGCTGACAAGCTGGTCGTCTACTCCGGCCGAGCAGAGCGTTTGATCAAGCCGGTGTTCGATGCGTTTACCGCAAAAACAGGCATCCAGGTGGATCTCCTGTCATCCGGCACCACCGAACTCGTCAACCGATTGAAGGCGGAAGGCGACCGGACCCCGGCAGACCTATTGTTAACTAATGATGCCGGAAGCCTTGAACTCGCACGCGAAGCCGGACTCCTGCGGCCGCTCAACATGCGCGAGATCGAGCGCGCTATTCCTTCGCAGTTCCGCGCCGCGGACAATAGCTGGGTCGGTCTCTCCGGCCGCTTCTGGATTATTGTGTACAACACGACGATGGTGAAGCCCGATCAGCTCAACTCCCTGCTTGACCTGGCGAACCCCCAATGGAAAGACAAGCTCGCGATTCCCAACTCAGGCAGTGAGTATCTTCAGGCAGGCGTGTCGGTGATCCGCGCCACTCACGGCGACGAGCGCACCAAGAAATTCCTGGAAGGCCTGCGTGACAACGCCGGCTCACAGGTCTACCAGAAAAGCTCTCAGATCGTGGATGCCGTGGCCAAAGGGCAGGTTGCCGTGGGCATCGTGAATCATTATTACGTCTATCGCCATCTTGCCACGCAGCCCGCCGCGCCGTTGGCCGTCATCATGCCGGATCAAAAAGAAGGCGGGATGGGCGCGATCATGAACGTGACAGGGATCGGCATCACCAAGTCGAGCACCCATGTCGATACGGCAAAGCTGCTGATCGAGTTCCTCGTCGCACAAGCCGGACAGAAGATGTTCGCCGACCTGGATAAAGAGTACCCGCTGCACCCGGAGGTCAAGGCCGATCCGGCATTGGTCGACCGGAAGAGCTTTCGCGCCGCTCAGGTGCCGCTGACACGATTGGCCGAGCTCCGGGAACCGACCCTCATGCTCATCGAGCAAGTGGGCCTCCGCTAA
- the exbB gene encoding TonB-system energizer ExbB has translation MDSLKHVVDYGIIGLLLGLSLWSVAVAVERWLFYRNINAAHYPNAQVFEIALTKRLVIIGTVAANAPYIGLLGTVLGIMLTFHTMGTSGTMAVNTIMIGLSLALKATAVGLLVAIPCVVMNNILRRRVAELLTQYKVDHGSSAS, from the coding sequence ATGGATTCACTGAAACACGTCGTGGACTATGGCATCATCGGATTGTTGCTCGGCCTGAGCCTGTGGTCGGTCGCCGTCGCCGTTGAACGCTGGCTCTTCTACCGTAACATCAACGCCGCTCACTACCCCAACGCCCAGGTATTCGAAATCGCCCTGACGAAGCGATTGGTGATCATCGGCACGGTTGCAGCCAACGCCCCCTACATCGGGCTGTTGGGCACCGTCTTGGGCATCATGCTGACATTCCACACCATGGGCACCTCCGGCACCATGGCGGTCAACACGATCATGATCGGATTGAGCCTCGCCCTGAAAGCCACCGCCGTGGGATTGCTCGTCGCGATTCCCTGTGTGGTCATGAATAACATTCTCCGTCGCCGGGTCGCCGAACTGCTGACCCAGTACAAGGTGGATCATGGATCGTCAGCAAGTTGA
- a CDS encoding response regulator, protein MKILLVDDHALVRRGVAHVLREDLPDLTIVEKGTAQDAIEAAQAMPWDLVILDINLPDKSGLDALKDIKRVCPDLPVLILSLYPEAHYARRALKADAAGYLTKDTAPEEVTTAVKRILQGGRYVSAALAEQLAADLGTAFGEAHEPHETLSDRELEVLRLIGSGHTPTEVAEQLTLSIKTVSTYRARILEKLNLRTTAELIRFAVDHQLAK, encoded by the coding sequence ATGAAAATCCTGTTGGTCGATGACCATGCGCTGGTTCGCCGCGGTGTGGCCCATGTGCTTCGAGAAGACCTTCCCGATCTGACGATCGTCGAGAAAGGCACCGCGCAGGATGCGATTGAGGCGGCGCAAGCCATGCCGTGGGATCTCGTCATTCTCGATATCAACCTGCCTGACAAGAGCGGGCTCGACGCGCTCAAAGACATCAAGCGCGTCTGCCCCGATCTCCCGGTGCTGATCCTGAGCCTCTACCCGGAAGCACACTACGCACGACGCGCGTTGAAAGCCGACGCCGCCGGTTATCTCACCAAAGATACCGCGCCGGAAGAAGTCACGACCGCCGTGAAGCGCATTTTGCAAGGAGGCCGTTATGTCAGCGCCGCGCTGGCGGAACAACTCGCCGCCGACCTCGGCACTGCCTTCGGTGAGGCACACGAACCGCACGAGACGCTCTCGGACCGGGAACTCGAAGTGCTTCGCCTCATCGGATCGGGACACACTCCCACTGAAGTTGCGGAACAACTCACCCTCAGCATTAAAACCGTCAGCACCTATCGGGCCCGCATCCTTGAGAAGTTGAATCTTCGCACAACGGCCGAACTGATCCGCTTTGCCGTAGATCATCAGCTGGCCAAGTAA
- a CDS encoding PAS domain-containing sensor histidine kinase has product MIPQPNSRLAISVVLSTIVVFIGDILIPLGYAEVILYLVPLLLSSFLYQPQLPFRIAGASAALIVVGFALSPPGAPIAYAVLNRSLVVIVLWMTAFGLRRLIRDRIAHLQTERRWQLLSQHTQDILWDWNIVTNDYWWSDKGRTLFEEDTRTTPSIEAWQSRLHPNDRDRIRRDIHAAIESGQSGWTGEYQLQVRGGAYRTFLDRGTIIRNESGSAIRMIGAMIDITARTQAEEALQLSETRFANLVNNLDSIVWEAAPDTLAFTFVSPHAEALLGYPVRQWLEDPAFWANHIHPEDREATVQACLTATAHGLNYPAEYRMIAADGRIVWIHAVVTVTCEEGRPKTVQGVLIDITSQKHLQAALCQSEERLALAAEGSTDAWWDEHRLPGRSLLDRESSVWWSPKIRDILALNESDPFHTLAHWAQRLHPDDSDRVFAALRTHLQQQTPFDVEYRIRTNRGDYRWLQGRGRAIRDAHGEPQRMAGSCRDITDRKLAEEALRRSEMQLKEAQRIAGLGSWEWTSDAAVTWSDESYRIFGYGPHSVLPSYDLFVESLHPDDRRRVIDTLHETLSLNAPFDLVCRILRPSGEARHIRCRGEVTLDTTGTPLRVAGTVEDITDRHLADAKLRTAYERLQKVTRQAATAEENERRRIAREIHDELGQLLTAMRFQLTSLKKSLRAHGHDIRLSDLLNLNDSMLNQVRHVSTSLRPAILDELGLIPAVQTYAQQFEIRTGIACDVAVDPALVEVPFDDATASAVFRIVQELLTNVLRHARAMAVAISLTRAQDLLAVVVYDNGTGITPDHQTRHDSFGLKGITERAALLDGTFTIAPHPLEGTVATLRIPMAVLLPPPSTATYPSRLAQEGHENPVGR; this is encoded by the coding sequence GTGATTCCGCAGCCAAACTCCAGGTTGGCAATCAGTGTGGTCCTCAGCACAATCGTCGTGTTCATCGGCGATATCCTCATCCCGCTTGGCTATGCGGAAGTTATCCTGTATCTCGTCCCGCTCCTCCTGAGCTCGTTCCTGTATCAACCACAGCTCCCGTTTCGCATCGCCGGCGCCAGTGCTGCGCTGATCGTGGTCGGTTTTGCACTCTCTCCGCCAGGCGCCCCGATTGCTTATGCCGTCCTGAATCGGTCCTTGGTCGTGATCGTGCTCTGGATGACGGCCTTTGGACTCCGCCGATTGATCCGGGACCGCATCGCACACCTCCAGACCGAGCGGCGCTGGCAACTCTTGTCGCAGCACACGCAAGATATTTTGTGGGATTGGAATATCGTGACCAATGACTATTGGTGGAGCGACAAAGGTCGGACGCTCTTCGAGGAGGATACCCGCACCACGCCGTCCATCGAAGCCTGGCAATCGCGGCTGCACCCGAACGATCGCGACCGTATACGGCGAGACATCCACGCCGCGATCGAGAGCGGGCAATCCGGCTGGACCGGTGAGTACCAGTTGCAAGTCCGGGGCGGCGCCTATCGCACCTTTCTGGATCGCGGCACTATCATCCGAAACGAGTCAGGCTCAGCGATCCGCATGATCGGCGCAATGATCGATATCACCGCGCGCACGCAAGCCGAAGAAGCGCTGCAACTGTCCGAAACGCGGTTCGCCAATCTCGTGAATAATCTGGATAGTATCGTCTGGGAAGCCGCGCCTGACACGTTGGCCTTCACCTTCGTCAGCCCGCACGCGGAAGCGCTCCTGGGCTACCCCGTACGCCAGTGGCTGGAAGACCCGGCGTTTTGGGCCAACCACATTCACCCGGAGGACCGTGAGGCCACCGTGCAAGCATGCCTCACGGCAACGGCCCATGGGCTCAACTATCCCGCGGAATACCGCATGATCGCCGCAGATGGGCGAATCGTCTGGATCCACGCGGTCGTCACCGTCACCTGCGAAGAGGGCCGCCCGAAGACGGTGCAGGGCGTCCTCATCGACATCACCAGCCAAAAGCATCTGCAAGCCGCGTTGTGCCAAAGCGAGGAACGGCTGGCGCTCGCCGCAGAAGGTTCGACCGATGCGTGGTGGGATGAACACCGTCTGCCGGGGCGCTCCCTCCTGGATCGGGAAAGTTCAGTCTGGTGGTCGCCTAAAATCAGAGACATTCTGGCGCTGAATGAGTCAGATCCGTTTCACACGCTCGCCCACTGGGCTCAGCGGTTACACCCCGACGACAGCGATCGGGTTTTTGCCGCCCTGCGGACACATCTCCAGCAGCAGACGCCCTTCGACGTCGAATACCGTATTCGAACGAACCGGGGGGACTACCGCTGGCTTCAGGGACGCGGCCGGGCCATCAGAGACGCGCACGGCGAACCTCAGCGTATGGCCGGATCCTGCCGGGACATCACGGATCGAAAGCTTGCAGAGGAGGCCCTCCGCCGGAGCGAGATGCAATTGAAGGAGGCTCAACGCATCGCGGGGCTCGGGAGCTGGGAATGGACCAGCGATGCCGCCGTCACCTGGTCGGATGAGAGTTACCGCATCTTCGGCTACGGCCCCCACAGCGTCCTTCCATCCTACGATCTGTTTGTCGAATCCTTGCATCCGGATGACCGCCGGCGGGTCATCGACACCTTGCACGAGACACTGTCCCTCAACGCGCCCTTTGACTTGGTCTGCCGTATTCTTCGTCCATCAGGAGAGGCGCGCCACATCCGCTGCCGCGGGGAAGTGACCCTCGATACAACCGGCACCCCGCTGCGCGTCGCCGGGACCGTCGAAGACATCACGGACCGGCATTTGGCCGACGCCAAACTTCGCACGGCCTATGAACGATTGCAGAAAGTCACCCGGCAGGCCGCCACGGCGGAAGAAAACGAACGTCGCCGGATTGCCCGGGAAATTCACGATGAACTCGGGCAACTGCTGACCGCCATGCGCTTTCAACTGACCTCGTTGAAAAAAAGCCTGCGCGCGCACGGCCACGATATCCGTCTGAGCGATCTCCTGAACCTGAACGATTCCATGCTCAATCAGGTCCGCCATGTCAGCACGTCCCTCCGTCCCGCAATTCTGGATGAACTCGGGTTGATTCCCGCGGTGCAGACCTACGCGCAACAATTTGAAATACGAACCGGGATCGCCTGCGACGTCGCCGTCGATCCCGCCCTCGTCGAGGTCCCCTTCGATGATGCGACAGCCTCAGCCGTCTTCCGAATTGTGCAGGAGCTTCTGACGAACGTCCTGCGTCACGCGCGCGCAATGGCGGTGGCCATCTCGCTGACCCGCGCGCAGGACCTGCTTGCGGTGGTGGTCTACGATAATGGAACCGGCATCACGCCGGACCATCAGACCCGGCACGACTCGTTCGGTCTGAAAGGGATCACCGAGCGCGCCGCGCTCCTTGACGGCACCTTTACGATTGCGCCCCATCCGTTGGAAGGCACGGTCGCCACACTGCGTATCCCGATGGCGGTCCTTCTTCCTCCGCCTTCCACCGCCACCTACCCCTCACGCCTGGCCCAGGAGGGACATGAAAATCCTGTTGGTCGATGA